TTTACCTCAATTTTTGCTCTCTCACGTAATCCTTGTATTAACTGAAGTTGTAATTCAGATTGATGACTACGCAATAATTGCATACCAAATTGCGACAATTCTTTTTCACTTAAACTGCCTTGTTCAACCTTATTCAAGGCAACAACAACCACATCGCCATTTGAATTATGCACCACTTGATAAAGAGCTTTACTTGATTCAGGTTTAGCAATTGAAAATATACCATTTGTTAAAATAGGATCTTTATTTTCACTTAACGTAAAAGTCTGCTCACTTGAGAAATTAATGCCATCTATTTTTGATTCAGGGTTTTCACTTAATTTTTTCACTGCTTGTTGTGCTTTTTCATTAAGTACATTCTCAGCTTTCTGACGTTTTAAGAAAGTTTCAATATCTATTTTAGCCTCTTCTAAACTTTTTACGCCCTCTGCTTTGCGATCCAACACACGTACAATAATTGTGTGATAATCGCCTACATTAATTGGTTCAGAATTCATACCAACATTCGTAGTATCTGATTCAAATATTGTGTAAATAACATTAGGGAAATTTAATCCAGCAGGCACATTTTGACGAGAAAAATAATCGCTCTCTTGAACCTTAACACCTGCTGCTTGTGCTGCAGTATTAAGAGACTTACTGTCTTCAAAAGCCTTATCACTCGCTTGTTTTTCTAAAGAAAAATAACGACTCTCCATCAAAGATTTACGAACTAAATCTGCAATTTGAGCTTTCACATTCTCCAAACTTTGCGCTTTACGTTCTTGCACTAACACAATATGGTAATTGCCGTCCACATTGATTGGTTGGCTATATTGCCCTACCTGCAATGCAGCTGCGGCATCTTCAAAGGCTTTTGGTAATTCATTCGCATTTACCCAGCCTAAATCCCCGCCATTCTCGCCAGAAATTTTATCCAAAGATTTCGTTTTAGCGACATCAGCGAAATTTGCCCCTTTCTGTAATTCCTCATAAGCCACTTTCGCATCTTGTTCATTTGCAAATTGAATATGTGCTAAACGCTGAGTCATAAATTGTGCTTTATTATCTTGATAATATTGTGCAATTTCTATATCTGTAACTTGAAGATTTTTACTTATGTTATCTGCAGAAAGATCAATATACTGAACTTTAACCTGCTCTGGCTGAACAAAAGATTTTTGATTAGCTTCATAATAAGTTTTGATTTCATCATCAGATACTGATTGTTTTGCCATTTCATCTGCAAGAGATAAAGTTGCTAAACGAGCTAAACGCTTTTGAAAGAAAATTTCTGCACTATTTTTTACTTGAGCAGGAACAATAAATTCACTGTTAGCAACGCCATTTTGTATTTGTTCAAGAGGTAACGAAGCACGTAAAATTGAAGCGTAACCATCTGACGTTAAATGATTTTGTTGTAATATTCGTTGATAAACAGAATTATCAAATTTACCCTTTACTTGAAAATTAGGATCAGTCACGATTGCACGTTTAATCATTTCATCACTCACGCCTAATTTTAATTCTTTAACATATTGGCGAAGTAATTCTTGATCAATCATTAGATTAACGATGTTTTGACGAAGTGCGGTAACAAATTCAGGAGAATCTGACTGACCCATAAACGCCTCTCCCTCACGTTGTGCGCGTATTTCAAATTCTTGATTATAGCGATTTAAAAAATCTTGTTGAGAAATCACTTCGCCGTTCACTTTTGCCGCATAAGTATCATTTGAGCTAAAAAGATAGCCAGACATTCCACCAACTAAAAACGATACAGTAATCAAACCTAAGATAAATTTAGAAATCTTTGAGTTTGTTAAATTGTGCATTTTTTCAATTAACATTCTATAACCCTTGTTATAAATATAAAATTTTCCCGATTATAATCTAAACGTAAAAAATTAGCATCTTAAAAAGTGAAAACACCTAGTTCATAAAGCAAGCTAATAGCAATTCCTATCAACAAAACACCACCAAATATTGCCGCTTTTGATTTAAATTTTTGCCAAAAAATGACCGCACTTTACGCTTCCTATTTTCCAATGCAGAAAGAACTAAAAATATTACCAAGTAAATCATCAGATGTGAATTGACCCGTAATTTCACTTAAATAGCTTTGAACTAAGCGTAATTCTTCCGCTAAAAGTTCTCCCGCGTGAAATTCAGTAAGTTGAACCAAACCGATTTGTAAATGCTCTGCGGCTTTCTCAAGTGCATCTAAATGACGACGACGAGCTAAAAATCCCCCTTCGATACCTGTTTGAAAGCCCATTGCTTGTTTCAAATGCTCACGTAAAAGTTTTACACCATCATGCGTTTGAGCAGAAAGACTAATAATTTGATAACCGCCCTGTTCGCTTTCACTTGCTTGTTCGCCATTTAAATCAATTTTGTTTCTAACAATAGTAACTGGCAAGGTTGAGGGTAATTTTGCTAAAAATTCTGACCGCACTTTGCTTAAATCTACACTTTCAGGATCGCTACTATCTAACATCAAAATAATTCGATCGGCTTGCTCAATCTCTGTCCAAGCACGAGAAATGCCAATACGCTCCACTTCATCGGTTGCATCTCGAAGACCTGCGGTATCAATAATATGCAATGGCATACCGTCAATATGAATATGCTCACGCAATACATCACGGGTTGTACCTGCAATATCCGTGACGATAGCTGCTTCTCGACCAGCAAGTGCATTAAGCAAACTCGATTTGCCTGCATTCGGGCGACCAGCAATCACGACTTTCATCCCCTCACGTAAAATAGAACCTTGTTTAGCTTCAGAACGAACATTTTCTAGCTGATTAATAATACCACGTAAGTTTGCTTCAATTTTTCCATCCGCCAAGAAATCTATTTCTTCATCAGGAAAATCAATGCTTGCTTCTACATAAGTACGTAAATAAATCACAGAATCAACCAATTCATTTACTTTTTTAGAAAACTCGCCTTGTAAGGATTTCAATGCTGAGCGTGCCGCTTGTTCTGATGTTGCATCAATTAAATCTGCAATGGCCTCTGCTTGAGCAAGATCCAATTTATCATTCAAAAAAGCTTGTTCAGAAAACTCGCCTGGTCTCGCCAAACGGATTCCGTCAATTTGTAAAATACGTTTGAGTAATAAATCTAATACAACCTGCCCACCGTGACCTTGCAATTCCAACACATCTTCACCAGTAAATGAATTTGGCGATTTGAAATAAAGCGCAATCCCTTGATCTAAAATAGTGCCATCAGCATCTTTAAAAGGAAGATAATCTGCCATTCTTGGCTTAGGGCATTTACCTAATATAGCTTGAGCAACTTCTGTTGCTAAAGGTCCAGAGACTCTTAAAATCCCAATACCACCACGACCTGGCGCAGTAGCTTGAGCAACGATTGTTTCTTTCATATAAAACCTATTATTGTCTGGGGAAATATGATATTACCTAGGGTAGGTATACCCTAGGTTCATTCTAATGCTACCCCTTTGGGGTAGAGCTTGACGTTCCCCAAAGGGGAACTATTATTACTATAATTAACCGTGGGTATACTTACCCACGGTTGATTGCTTAGGGTAGGTACACACTACCTAGGGTAGGTATACCCACGGCAGCAAAATAAAGAAAGGCACGGAATGTGCCTTTCTTTTTGCCTGTTCGTGACTATTTTTTACGAGAATGCAACCCTTTTTTCTCTAAACCACGATAAATTAATTGCTGTTGAGCGATAGTGATCAAGTTAGATACTAACCAGTATAATACCAAGCCTGATGGGAACCACAAGAAAAAGAACATAAAAACTAATGGCATAAAATTCATTACTTTTTGTTGTGTTGGGTCAGTTACTGGTGTTGGAGACATTTTTTGCAACAAGAACATTGAGATACCCATTAAAATAGGGAGAATGTAATAAGGATCTTGTGCTGATAAGTCTTGGATCCAACCAAAGAATGGTGCATGACGTAATTCAACGGCTTCTAAGAACGTCCAGTATAATGCGATGAAAATTGGCATTTGAAGAAGAATTGGCAAACAACCACCAAGTGGATTTACTTTTTCTTCCTTATAAAGTTTCATCATTTCTTGGCTCATACGTTGGCGATCATCTCCAAAACGTTCACGCATTTCTTGCATTTTCGGTTGCAAAATACGCATTTTAGCCATTGAAGTATATTGTGCTTTTGTAAGAGGATACAAAATTGCTTTCACTACAATTGTTACACAGATAATCGCTAAACCCCAGTTAGATACAATCCCTTGAATAAAGGTTAATAACCAGAATAACGGTTTAGCAATAAACCAAGCCCAGCCATAATCAACGGTTAAATCTAAATTATTTGCGACAGTTGCCATTTGATTTTGAAGTTTAGGGCCAGTCCACAATGAACTTGTAATCGTCTCTTGGCTACCAGCAGGAATAGTGACAACAGGACCACGATAACCAATTGATGCAACATTATTTTTACTATCTGTAATTGTATAAAGTTGATTATTTACATCTTGATTTGGGATCCATGCAGAAACGAAATAATGTTGTAACACCGCAACCCAACCAGCTTTAGTATCAATAGAAAGATTATTATCTTGCATATCAGCAAAACTATATTTTTTATAGTTAGTGTCTGAAGAAGAATATGCACCGCCAGTATAAGTAGGCATTGCAACATTACCAGAGCTTTCAACAATAGAATGCTTCAATTGACCATAAGGCTCAACTTCAATGGCTTGACCACTTTGGTTATCAATCTTGTAATCTACGCCTAAATCGTAGCTACCACGTTTTAACACAAAGATTTTTTGATAAGTTACGCCATCTTTTTCAAAAAGAAGCGGTACAGAAAGAGATTCTTGACCCTCTGCTAATTTAAAATTATCGCCTTCAATTTGATATTGCGCACGACCAGAACGAGTATCAATACCGTTTTTACCAATTAAACCACTTTGCGCAATATAAATATGCTCTTTAGTATCTTTTAATAATTCAAACGGTGTTTTTGAATCCAATTCTGCATCATATTTTAATAATTCAGAGCTAATTACATCGCCACCCAATGTATCAATTTTCAAACGGAACACATCGTTTTCAAGAGTAATAATACGACCACGCATTTGAGAATCTGCTATGGCTTGTGAATTAGAAGGGGAACTTGCCGGAACGTCAGAAGTGGCAGTCATTGAAGTTGTTTGTTCAGTTTGCACAGGTGGATTTTTATCCAACTGCCATTGCTGATAAACAAGGAAAGAAATAAAAATCAGTGCAAGCACTAATAGGCTACGTCTTGAGTCCATTATTTTTTCTCATCATTATTATTGGTTTTTGGTGGAACAGGATCGAATCCACCTGCGTT
The Haemophilus influenzae DNA segment above includes these coding regions:
- the mnmE gene encoding tRNA uridine-5-carboxymethylaminomethyl(34) synthesis GTPase MnmE: MKETIVAQATAPGRGGIGILRVSGPLATEVAQAILGKCPKPRMADYLPFKDADGTILDQGIALYFKSPNSFTGEDVLELQGHGGQVVLDLLLKRILQIDGIRLARPGEFSEQAFLNDKLDLAQAEAIADLIDATSEQAARSALKSLQGEFSKKVNELVDSVIYLRTYVEASIDFPDEEIDFLADGKIEANLRGIINQLENVRSEAKQGSILREGMKVVIAGRPNAGKSSLLNALAGREAAIVTDIAGTTRDVLREHIHIDGMPLHIIDTAGLRDATDEVERIGISRAWTEIEQADRIILMLDSSDPESVDLSKVRSEFLAKLPSTLPVTIVRNKIDLNGEQASESEQGGYQIISLSAQTHDGVKLLREHLKQAMGFQTGIEGGFLARRRHLDALEKAAEHLQIGLVQLTEFHAGELLAEELRLVQSYLSEITGQFTSDDLLGNIFSSFCIGK
- a CDS encoding SurA N-terminal domain-containing protein, coding for MLIEKMHNLTNSKISKFILGLITVSFLVGGMSGYLFSSNDTYAAKVNGEVISQQDFLNRYNQEFEIRAQREGEAFMGQSDSPEFVTALRQNIVNLMIDQELLRQYVKELKLGVSDEMIKRAIVTDPNFQVKGKFDNSVYQRILQQNHLTSDGYASILRASLPLEQIQNGVANSEFIVPAQVKNSAEIFFQKRLARLATLSLADEMAKQSVSDDEIKTYYEANQKSFVQPEQVKVQYIDLSADNISKNLQVTDIEIAQYYQDNKAQFMTQRLAHIQFANEQDAKVAYEELQKGANFADVAKTKSLDKISGENGGDLGWVNANELPKAFEDAAAALQVGQYSQPINVDGNYHIVLVQERKAQSLENVKAQIADLVRKSLMESRYFSLEKQASDKAFEDSKSLNTAAQAAGVKVQESDYFSRQNVPAGLNFPNVIYTIFESDTTNVGMNSEPINVGDYHTIIVRVLDRKAEGVKSLEEAKIDIETFLKRQKAENVLNEKAQQAVKKLSENPESKIDGINFSSEQTFTLSENKDPILTNGIFSIAKPESSKALYQVVHNSNGDVVVVALNKVEQGSLSEKELSQFGMQLLRSHQSELQLQLIQGLRERAKIEVNDSFINQDDEVQQ
- the yidC gene encoding membrane protein insertase YidC, which codes for MDSRRSLLVLALIFISFLVYQQWQLDKNPPVQTEQTTSMTATSDVPASSPSNSQAIADSQMRGRIITLENDVFRLKIDTLGGDVISSELLKYDAELDSKTPFELLKDTKEHIYIAQSGLIGKNGIDTRSGRAQYQIEGDNFKLAEGQESLSVPLLFEKDGVTYQKIFVLKRGSYDLGVDYKIDNQSGQAIEVEPYGQLKHSIVESSGNVAMPTYTGGAYSSSDTNYKKYSFADMQDNNLSIDTKAGWVAVLQHYFVSAWIPNQDVNNQLYTITDSKNNVASIGYRGPVVTIPAGSQETITSSLWTGPKLQNQMATVANNLDLTVDYGWAWFIAKPLFWLLTFIQGIVSNWGLAIICVTIVVKAILYPLTKAQYTSMAKMRILQPKMQEMRERFGDDRQRMSQEMMKLYKEEKVNPLGGCLPILLQMPIFIALYWTFLEAVELRHAPFFGWIQDLSAQDPYYILPILMGISMFLLQKMSPTPVTDPTQQKVMNFMPLVFMFFFLWFPSGLVLYWLVSNLITIAQQQLIYRGLEKKGLHSRKK